The Arachis hypogaea cultivar Tifrunner chromosome 14, arahy.Tifrunner.gnm2.J5K5, whole genome shotgun sequence genome has a segment encoding these proteins:
- the LOC112740423 gene encoding enhanced ethylene response protein 5-like, with amino-acid sequence MGFLMEIAEAELLPSPFAFAFVTDGNHFFFILLISSDSHFLLSLADAVNIFHDAPRLLKNSDNYGQYSDIILPLFRCLQSYRQSNLLEAYTAFEKAANAFVQEFRNWESAWAMEALYAIVYDVRVLAEKADRELASNGKSPEKLKGAGSFLMKVFGVLAGKGSKRVGALYVTCQLFKIYFKVFMVT; translated from the exons atggggtttcttaTGGAGatagccgaggcag AGCTCCTCCCTTCGCCCTTCGCCTTCGCCTTCGTCACTGATGgaaaccacttcttcttcatcttgttAATCTCGTCCGACTCCCATTTCCTTCTCTCCCTCGCCGACGCCGTCAACATCTTCCACGACGCCCCAAGGCTCCTCAAGAACTCCGACAACTACGGCCAGTACTCTGACATCATCCTCCCTCTCTTCCGCTGCCTCCAGAGCTACCGTCAATCGAATTTGCTCGAAGCCTACACCGCCTTTGAAAAAGCCGCGAA TGCGTTTGTACAGGAGTTTCGAAATTGGGAATCTGCTTGGGCTATGGAGGCTTTGTACGCCATTGTTTATGATGTTAGGGTTCTTGCCGAGAAG GCGGATAGAGAGTTAGCTTCGAATGGGAAATCCCCGGAGAAATTGAAAGGAGCTGGTTCCTTCCTTATGAAAGTATTTGGTGTTCTTGCG GGAAAAGGTTCTAAGCGTGTTGGGGCACTATATGTAACTTGCCAGTTGTTCAAGATTTACTTTAAGGTATTTATGGTTACCTAA